The following proteins are encoded in a genomic region of Natronorubrum halophilum:
- the lysS gene encoding lysine--tRNA ligase: MSTEHDGGEETPDAESPYTLQREDGDDARHAFWADTVADRIENRDPDDPIVVKGGISPSGVPHLGNVNELMRGYYVAEVLRERGHEVRQVFTADDRDPLRKLPRTLCDLEGNLVDLGEVDAGALGRNLGAPYTDVPDPFGCCDSYGEHFSTIIQDSADAVDVPIELISNTELYESGDLEDVTRYVLENRERARDVLSQYQDKVDADYIPFNPICEDCGKVTETVTSVNLDGEARSASDSRAGSEATRETGEPPTVDYRCTDMDAGEQTISGCGHEGTATLREGKLPWRFEWPAQWQVLGVDFEPFGKDHAEGSWPSGQDIARNVLGIEPPVPMVYEWFTLEGEPFSSSAGNVILVSDVLELLEPEVLRYFFAKDPSKARDFSIERLDQLVDEFDRLEAIYFDEIDASEDETAFAKRVYPLVVEGAATAASSERADGPREERIRLPYTFAAVLGMTDDPDLREEIARREGHIPEDAPEWAIEGALERVERARNWARRTENEFDYELKRSEIPDHDFDENTEAALEELADFIEAGHEPDEIQSEIYETARRHDVDVGDFFGAGYRLFFDEQQGPKLGSFLAKVDREFVVGRLRRER, encoded by the coding sequence ATGAGCACCGAACACGACGGCGGGGAGGAGACCCCGGACGCCGAGAGTCCCTACACCCTTCAGCGCGAGGACGGCGACGACGCGCGCCACGCCTTCTGGGCGGACACCGTTGCGGATCGGATCGAAAACCGGGACCCGGACGACCCGATCGTCGTCAAGGGCGGCATCTCGCCGTCGGGCGTCCCCCATCTCGGCAACGTCAACGAGCTCATGCGGGGCTACTACGTCGCCGAAGTCCTGCGCGAGCGCGGTCACGAGGTCCGCCAGGTCTTCACCGCCGACGACCGGGACCCGCTCCGAAAGCTGCCGCGGACGCTCTGTGATCTCGAGGGGAATCTCGTCGATCTCGGCGAGGTCGACGCGGGCGCGCTCGGACGAAACCTCGGCGCGCCGTACACGGACGTTCCGGACCCCTTCGGCTGCTGTGACTCCTACGGCGAACACTTCTCGACCATCATTCAGGACAGCGCCGACGCCGTCGACGTCCCGATCGAACTGATTTCGAACACGGAGCTGTACGAGTCCGGCGACCTCGAGGACGTGACGCGGTACGTCCTCGAGAACCGAGAGCGCGCCCGCGACGTGCTCTCGCAGTACCAGGATAAGGTCGACGCGGACTACATCCCCTTCAATCCGATCTGCGAGGACTGCGGGAAGGTCACGGAAACGGTGACAAGCGTCAATTTGGATGGCGAGGCGCGAAGCGCCTCGGATAGTCGAGCGGGGAGCGAAGCGACCCGCGAGACAGGCGAGCCGCCGACCGTCGACTACCGCTGTACCGACATGGACGCCGGCGAGCAGACGATTTCGGGCTGCGGACACGAGGGCACCGCGACCCTGCGCGAGGGCAAGCTGCCGTGGCGCTTCGAGTGGCCCGCGCAGTGGCAGGTACTCGGCGTCGACTTCGAGCCCTTCGGCAAGGACCACGCCGAGGGCTCCTGGCCCAGCGGACAGGACATCGCGCGCAACGTCCTCGGGATCGAACCGCCCGTTCCGATGGTCTACGAGTGGTTCACCCTCGAGGGCGAGCCCTTCTCCTCGTCGGCGGGCAACGTCATCCTCGTCTCGGACGTCCTCGAACTCTTAGAGCCCGAAGTCCTGCGCTACTTCTTCGCGAAAGACCCCTCGAAGGCCCGGGACTTCAGCATCGAACGCCTCGATCAATTGGTCGACGAGTTCGACCGTCTCGAGGCGATCTACTTCGACGAGATCGACGCGAGCGAGGACGAGACGGCATTCGCGAAGCGAGTGTACCCGCTCGTGGTCGAGGGGGCGGCTACTGCCGCCAGTTCAGAGCGCGCGGACGGGCCGCGCGAGGAGCGCATTCGGCTCCCCTACACCTTCGCCGCCGTGCTCGGAATGACCGACGACCCCGACCTGCGCGAGGAGATCGCCCGACGCGAGGGGCACATCCCCGAAGACGCCCCCGAGTGGGCGATCGAGGGCGCACTCGAGCGAGTCGAACGGGCCCGAAACTGGGCGCGACGCACCGAAAACGAGTTCGATTACGAACTCAAGCGCTCCGAGATCCCCGACCACGACTTCGACGAGAACACCGAGGCCGCGCTCGAGGAGCTCGCCGACTTCATCGAGGCGGGCCACGAACCCGACGAGATCCAGAGCGAGATCTACGAGACGGCGCGCCGTCACGACGTCGACGTCGGCGACTTCTTCGGCGCGGGCTACCGGCTCTTCTTCGACGAACAGCAGGGACCGAAGCTCGGGTCGTTCCTCGCGAAAGTCGACCGCGAGTTCGTCGTCGGCCGATTACGCCGGGAACGGTGA
- the pyrH gene encoding UMP kinase, with amino-acid sequence MKVVVSIGGSVLVPELGTDRVAEHAAVVEDLVADGCRVGAVVGGGGVAREYISAARDLGANEIELDQLGIDVTRLNARLLIAALSSGSVIAPAKNYEEAGESLQRAGISIMGGVAPAQTTDAVGAALAEYVDADLLVYATSVPGVYSDDPNENAEATKYDSLTATELVDVIAGLEMNAGASAPVDLLAAKIIERSGMRTIVLDGTDPDRISRAVRYGEHDGTNIIPEGAGEEPTYWAQDER; translated from the coding sequence ATGAAAGTGGTCGTCTCTATTGGCGGAAGCGTGCTCGTGCCCGAACTCGGGACGGATCGGGTAGCCGAACACGCGGCCGTCGTCGAAGACCTCGTCGCGGACGGCTGTCGCGTCGGTGCCGTCGTCGGGGGCGGCGGCGTCGCCCGCGAGTACATCAGCGCCGCTCGCGATCTGGGGGCCAACGAGATCGAACTCGATCAGCTGGGGATCGACGTCACCCGGCTCAACGCGCGTCTACTGATCGCCGCACTGAGCAGCGGCTCAGTCATCGCGCCGGCCAAAAACTACGAGGAAGCCGGCGAATCGCTTCAACGCGCGGGAATATCCATTATGGGTGGCGTCGCACCGGCCCAGACGACTGACGCCGTCGGTGCCGCCCTCGCGGAGTACGTCGACGCCGATCTGCTCGTCTACGCGACGAGTGTCCCCGGCGTCTACAGCGACGATCCCAACGAAAACGCCGAGGCGACGAAGTACGACAGCCTCACCGCGACGGAACTCGTCGACGTGATCGCCGGCCTCGAGATGAACGCCGGAGCCTCGGCACCCGTCGACCTGCTGGCGGCGAAGATCATCGAGCGTTCGGGCATGCGCACGATCGTCCTCGACGGCACCGACCCGGACCGAATCTCGCGTGCCGTCCGATACGGGGAACACGACGGGACCAACATCATCCCCGAGGGCGCGGGCGAGGAACCGACCTACTGGGCGCAGGACGAACGATGA
- a CDS encoding molybdopterin synthase — protein sequence MHVLGIIDRGADGDALERVVNRTVDRLAQEGRVGVIRYDATIADGMHTHEPTAVGGDVIYDLGADGDWTATGTGMTVGGALDQLAIDCDYAIVVGVDGLRYPTVVVGSSDVDGDTIAAVENDGDLDVEAVATALAETEAYETLESLVDRVKRSPKADRAGAIATFTGRVRAKDDADDSRTQFLEFEKYEGVADERMAALETDLEARDGVLEVELHHRTGVVEDGEDIVFVVVLAGHRGEAFRTVEDGINRLKDEVPLFKKEVTVEDEFWVHERS from the coding sequence ATGCACGTACTCGGGATCATCGATCGCGGTGCCGACGGCGACGCACTCGAGCGGGTCGTCAACCGAACCGTCGATCGACTCGCACAGGAGGGGCGCGTCGGCGTCATCAGGTACGACGCGACGATCGCGGACGGAATGCACACCCACGAACCGACGGCGGTCGGCGGCGACGTCATCTACGATCTGGGCGCCGACGGCGACTGGACCGCGACCGGAACGGGAATGACCGTCGGCGGCGCGCTCGATCAGTTAGCGATCGACTGCGACTACGCGATCGTCGTCGGCGTCGACGGTCTCCGATACCCGACAGTCGTCGTCGGCTCGAGCGACGTCGACGGCGACACCATCGCGGCCGTCGAGAACGACGGCGACCTCGACGTCGAGGCGGTCGCGACCGCGCTGGCGGAGACGGAAGCCTACGAGACCCTCGAGTCGCTGGTCGACCGCGTCAAACGGTCACCGAAGGCGGATCGCGCGGGCGCGATCGCGACGTTCACCGGACGGGTGCGCGCGAAAGACGACGCGGACGACTCGCGGACACAGTTCCTCGAGTTCGAGAAGTACGAGGGCGTCGCGGACGAACGCATGGCCGCCCTCGAAACGGATCTCGAGGCGCGGGACGGCGTCCTCGAAGTCGAACTCCACCACCGGACCGGCGTCGTCGAGGACGGCGAGGACATCGTCTTCGTCGTCGTCCTCGCCGGCCACCGCGGAGAGGCCTTTCGAACCGTCGAAGACGGAATCAACCGGCTGAAAGACGAAGTTCCGCTGTTTAAGAAGGAAGTGACGGTCGAGGACGAGTTCTGGGTCCACGAGCGATCGTGA
- a CDS encoding DUF7123 family protein, whose protein sequence is MSMSTTAQSSTESKERRLKRYLRERAAEGELYFKGKFIADDVGMSPKEIGALMVKLSDSVSDLEIEKWSYTSATTWRVEPV, encoded by the coding sequence ATGTCGATGAGCACGACAGCCCAATCCTCCACGGAAAGCAAGGAACGCCGCCTCAAACGCTACCTGCGTGAACGTGCAGCAGAAGGAGAGCTGTACTTCAAAGGAAAATTCATCGCCGACGACGTCGGAATGTCCCCCAAAGAGATCGGCGCACTGATGGTCAAACTCTCCGATTCGGTCAGCGACCTCGAGATCGAGAAGTGGTCGTACACGAGTGCGACGACGTGGCGCGTCGAGCCAGTCTGA
- a CDS encoding site-2 protease family protein, whose translation MDDVESSGFGSSPRDGPSFERGPPLERIESVFTIHELRTEDERLLYYGDPRMHPERAMRELWPVFREAGYEPQLTTRHGEYVLVAEPIDIGIDGIPWTNIVLLLATVLSTLFAGSMWYHNDPLASPTAMLEAWPFTVAILGVLGIHEMGHYAMSRYHEVDASLPYFLPIPTLIGTMGAVIRLKGRMPNRKALFDIGVAGPLAGLVATVVVTIIGLHLPPVVASPELVQDPSSIQIRLGYPPLLEFLASVLDRPLYRNDPTTSVNPVVIGAWVGMFVTFLNLIPVGQLDGGHILRAITGEFHETISALVPGALFALAAYLYYVGGYSLQTVFIWIFWGVLTAVFARAGAAHPVDDSRLGTGRVIIGLVTFGFGLLCFMPVPLEIVQ comes from the coding sequence ATGGACGACGTCGAATCGTCCGGGTTCGGATCGTCGCCGAGGGACGGCCCGTCGTTTGAGCGCGGGCCGCCACTCGAGCGGATCGAGTCGGTATTCACGATCCACGAGCTCCGAACCGAGGACGAGCGACTACTGTACTACGGGGATCCCCGGATGCATCCCGAGCGAGCGATGCGTGAGCTGTGGCCGGTCTTTCGCGAGGCGGGATACGAGCCGCAGCTGACGACGCGACACGGGGAGTACGTCCTCGTCGCCGAGCCCATCGACATCGGGATCGACGGGATTCCGTGGACGAACATCGTTCTCCTGCTCGCGACGGTGCTCTCGACGTTGTTCGCCGGATCGATGTGGTACCACAACGATCCGCTCGCCAGTCCGACGGCGATGTTGGAGGCCTGGCCGTTCACCGTCGCGATCCTCGGCGTGCTCGGGATCCACGAGATGGGACACTACGCGATGAGTCGGTACCACGAGGTCGACGCCTCCTTACCGTATTTCCTCCCGATTCCGACGCTCATCGGGACGATGGGCGCGGTGATCAGGTTAAAGGGGCGGATGCCGAACCGAAAGGCCCTGTTCGACATCGGCGTCGCCGGCCCATTAGCCGGGCTGGTCGCGACGGTCGTCGTCACGATTATCGGGCTTCACCTTCCGCCCGTGGTCGCATCGCCGGAGCTCGTACAGGATCCCAGCTCGATCCAGATTCGGCTCGGTTATCCCCCGTTGCTCGAGTTCCTGGCGTCGGTGCTCGATCGGCCGCTGTACCGAAACGATCCGACGACGAGCGTGAACCCGGTCGTTATCGGCGCGTGGGTCGGCATGTTCGTCACCTTCCTCAACCTGATCCCGGTCGGTCAGCTCGACGGCGGCCACATCCTCCGCGCAATAACCGGCGAGTTCCACGAAACGATCAGCGCGCTCGTTCCGGGTGCGCTGTTCGCCCTCGCCGCGTACCTCTACTACGTCGGCGGCTACAGTCTGCAAACGGTGTTCATCTGGATCTTCTGGGGCGTTCTGACCGCCGTCTTCGCACGGGCGGGCGCGGCTCACCCGGTCGACGACAGCCGACTGGGAACCGGACGGGTCATCATCGGTCTCGTCACCTTCGGTTTCGGACTGCTCTGTTTCATGCCGGTCCCGCTCGAGATCGTTCAGTGA
- the thiL gene encoding thiamine-phosphate kinase has product MDERAALALLERELEGAGDDAAVVDELVITTDMLHERTDFPAGTTRYTAGWRAVAASLSDVAAMGADATAAVAAYAAPEFDREELLAFVRGASDVCERVDAEYVGGDLDGHTEFTVTTTAIGRADDPVHRSGARTGDLVCVTGTLGRSAAALELFERGARDGERSAGTGHTVDADDADGADDAADADAIERANDLFRFEPRVAAGRALAPRATAMMDSSDGLARSLHQLAEASGCGFEIESDRIPVADALLEVATDDEDALERATTFGEDFELVATVPEAALETVRSATDLECSVIGSVTEAGRGITLDGDALEDRGYTHGG; this is encoded by the coding sequence ATGGACGAACGCGCCGCCCTGGCGCTCTTGGAACGCGAACTCGAGGGGGCCGGCGACGACGCCGCCGTCGTCGACGAACTCGTGATCACGACGGACATGCTCCACGAGCGGACGGACTTTCCGGCGGGGACGACCCGGTACACGGCGGGCTGGCGAGCGGTCGCTGCATCGCTCTCCGACGTGGCGGCCATGGGTGCCGACGCGACCGCCGCCGTCGCGGCCTACGCGGCCCCCGAGTTCGATCGCGAGGAACTGCTCGCGTTCGTTCGCGGCGCGAGCGACGTCTGCGAGCGCGTCGACGCCGAGTACGTCGGCGGCGACCTCGACGGGCACACGGAGTTTACCGTAACGACGACGGCTATCGGCCGAGCCGACGACCCCGTCCACCGAAGCGGCGCTCGAACCGGCGATCTCGTCTGCGTTACCGGCACGCTGGGCCGGAGCGCAGCCGCCCTCGAGTTGTTCGAACGCGGGGCTCGAGACGGCGAGCGGAGCGCCGGAACCGGCCACACCGTCGACGCGGACGACGCGGACGGTGCAGATGACGCGGCCGATGCGGACGCGATCGAGCGCGCGAACGACCTCTTTCGATTCGAGCCGCGGGTCGCGGCCGGCCGAGCGCTCGCACCGCGGGCGACGGCGATGATGGACTCGAGCGACGGACTCGCGCGGTCGCTCCACCAGCTCGCCGAAGCCAGCGGCTGCGGCTTCGAGATCGAATCCGACCGGATTCCGGTCGCCGACGCGCTGCTCGAGGTCGCGACGGACGACGAGGACGCGCTCGAGCGCGCGACGACCTTCGGCGAGGACTTCGAACTCGTCGCGACGGTTCCAGAGGCGGCGCTCGAGACCGTCCGATCGGCGACGGATCTCGAGTGCTCGGTGATCGGGTCGGTCACGGAGGCCGGGCGCGGGATCACGCTGGACGGGGACGCGCTCGAGGACCGCGGTTACACGCACGGCGGGTGA
- a CDS encoding 30S ribosomal protein S19e has protein sequence MATMYDVPADDLIEALADDLEERLDEPDWGKFAKSGVDRDLPPEQEDFWATRAASLLRKVADRGPVGVERLSTEYGGAKGGSNRYQVAPDKRTDGSKNLIRTILQQLEDEDLVETAEGEGRRITPAGQSLLDDTAGAVLEDLDRPELERYA, from the coding sequence ATGGCTACAATGTACGACGTTCCGGCGGACGACCTCATCGAGGCGCTCGCCGACGATCTCGAGGAACGGCTCGACGAACCCGACTGGGGCAAGTTCGCAAAGTCCGGTGTCGACCGCGATCTACCACCGGAACAGGAGGACTTCTGGGCGACCCGCGCCGCGAGCCTCCTGCGCAAGGTCGCAGACCGCGGACCGGTCGGCGTCGAGCGACTCTCGACGGAGTACGGCGGTGCGAAGGGTGGCTCGAACCGCTATCAGGTCGCCCCCGACAAGCGCACCGACGGCTCGAAGAACCTGATCCGCACCATCCTCCAGCAACTCGAGGACGAAGACCTCGTCGAGACCGCCGAGGGCGAAGGTCGCCGCATCACGCCCGCGGGCCAGAGCCTGCTCGACGACACCGCCGGTGCCGTCCTTGAAGACCTCGACCGTCCGGAACTCGAGCGCTACGCGTAA
- a CDS encoding DNA-binding protein, producing MSGSPDDERLEELRQKKMEQLQEQQAGSQQGDASQEAAQQQAEAQKKAVLRQHLTDDARKRLNTVKMSKPQFGEQVERQVVTLARSGRIQGKIDDEKMKQLLQELKPDEKSFDIKRR from the coding sequence ATGAGTGGTTCACCCGACGACGAGAGACTCGAGGAACTCCGACAGAAGAAAATGGAGCAGCTACAGGAACAACAGGCCGGGTCCCAGCAGGGCGACGCCTCTCAGGAAGCGGCCCAGCAACAGGCCGAAGCCCAGAAGAAGGCGGTCCTGCGCCAGCACCTGACCGACGACGCGCGCAAGCGGCTCAACACGGTCAAGATGAGCAAGCCCCAGTTCGGCGAACAGGTCGAACGACAGGTCGTCACGCTCGCCCGCAGCGGGCGCATTCAGGGGAAAATCGACGACGAAAAGATGAAACAGCTCCTGCAGGAGCTCAAGCCCGACGAGAAGAGCTTCGATATCAAGCGCCGCTAA
- a CDS encoding DUF7411 family protein has translation MELGVLYSGGKDSTLAALLLERFYDVTLVTAHFGISDDWKHARETATANGFAFERLELDPGVAREAIERIRADGFPRNGIQRIHQHALERLADQEFDAIADGTRRDDRVPTVSRAQAQSLEDRHDVDYIAPLSGFGRTAVDRLVEARLEVTVGPSEEIDRADYEAELRAVIAAEDGPEAVLELFPNHEQTYVTDVHRNGTEPTEVE, from the coding sequence ATGGAACTCGGCGTGCTCTACAGCGGCGGCAAGGATTCGACGCTCGCGGCCCTTCTCCTCGAGCGGTTTTACGACGTCACCCTCGTTACGGCTCACTTCGGCATCAGCGACGACTGGAAACACGCCCGCGAGACCGCAACGGCCAACGGATTCGCGTTCGAGCGCCTCGAGTTGGACCCCGGCGTCGCCCGCGAGGCCATCGAACGAATTCGTGCGGACGGGTTCCCCCGAAACGGTATCCAGCGGATCCACCAGCACGCCCTCGAGCGACTGGCCGATCAGGAGTTCGACGCGATCGCCGACGGCACCCGGCGCGACGACCGCGTCCCGACGGTGTCGCGAGCCCAGGCCCAGAGCCTCGAGGACCGCCACGACGTCGATTACATCGCACCCCTGTCCGGGTTTGGCCGCACCGCCGTCGACCGACTGGTCGAGGCGCGACTCGAGGTGACCGTCGGGCCGAGCGAGGAGATCGATCGAGCCGATTACGAGGCGGAACTGCGGGCCGTTATCGCCGCGGAGGACGGCCCCGAAGCCGTTCTCGAGCTGTTTCCGAATCACGAGCAGACGTACGTGACGGACGTTCACCGAAATGGAACCGAGCCGACGGAAGTGGAATAG
- the hisS gene encoding histidine--tRNA ligase, with translation MYDRIKGFRDFYPGEMAARRATIDIVEETAREYGFREIGTPALERAELWTDKSGDDIVDELYAFEDQGGRHVALTPELTPTVARMVVAKQQALSKPIKWFSTRPFWRYEQVQQGRQREFYQTNVDIFGSDAPEADAEILAWAADTLTGLGLTGEHFEFRISHRDILGGLLESYDADVDTEAAIRAVDKSDKISRVEYHDLLIGAGLTADQAAEFDDLVAAGDLEDVKEFADTERVTEAVENLQNVLAAADDFGAREYCTISLETARGLDYYTGVVFECFDSTGEVSRSIFGGGRYDDLIEGFGGQPTPAVGVAPGHATLPLLMQRAGVWPEEEVTTDYYVLQIGDTRSEAARISRDLRERGHVVETDVAGRSFGAQLNYADSINAETVVIVGEQDLENDEVTIKDMESGDQTQVPVDSFPGDLERPTFDDLE, from the coding sequence ATGTACGACCGGATCAAGGGCTTTCGTGACTTCTATCCCGGCGAGATGGCCGCCAGGCGGGCGACCATCGATATCGTGGAGGAAACCGCTCGCGAATACGGCTTTCGCGAGATCGGGACGCCGGCCCTAGAGCGAGCCGAACTGTGGACCGACAAGAGCGGCGACGACATCGTCGACGAACTGTACGCCTTCGAGGACCAGGGGGGCCGTCACGTCGCGCTGACGCCGGAGCTGACGCCGACCGTGGCGCGGATGGTCGTCGCCAAACAGCAGGCGCTCTCGAAGCCGATCAAGTGGTTCTCGACGCGGCCGTTCTGGCGCTACGAGCAGGTCCAGCAGGGCCGCCAGCGGGAGTTCTACCAGACCAACGTCGACATCTTCGGCTCCGACGCGCCCGAAGCCGACGCCGAAATCCTCGCGTGGGCGGCCGACACCCTGACCGGGCTCGGACTCACCGGCGAGCACTTCGAGTTCCGGATCTCCCACCGGGACATCCTCGGGGGGCTCCTCGAGAGCTACGACGCCGACGTCGACACCGAAGCGGCGATCCGCGCGGTCGACAAGAGCGACAAGATTTCGCGGGTCGAGTATCACGACCTGTTGATCGGTGCCGGACTGACGGCCGACCAGGCCGCCGAGTTCGACGACCTCGTGGCCGCCGGCGACCTCGAGGACGTCAAGGAGTTCGCCGACACCGAGCGGGTGACCGAGGCGGTCGAGAACCTCCAGAACGTCCTCGCCGCGGCCGATGACTTCGGGGCTCGCGAGTACTGTACGATCTCCCTCGAGACCGCGCGCGGACTCGACTACTACACCGGCGTCGTCTTCGAGTGCTTCGACTCGACCGGCGAGGTCTCGCGGTCGATCTTCGGCGGGGGACGCTACGACGACCTCATCGAAGGCTTCGGCGGCCAGCCGACGCCCGCGGTCGGCGTCGCGCCGGGTCACGCGACGCTGCCGCTCCTGATGCAGCGTGCCGGCGTCTGGCCCGAGGAGGAAGTGACGACGGACTACTACGTGCTCCAGATCGGCGACACGCGGTCGGAGGCGGCCCGGATCTCCCGCGACCTGCGCGAGCGCGGACACGTCGTCGAAACCGACGTCGCCGGCCGATCCTTCGGCGCGCAGTTGAACTACGCCGACTCGATCAACGCCGAAACGGTCGTCATCGTCGGCGAACAGGACCTCGAGAACGACGAAGTAACGATCAAGGACATGGAATCCGGCGACCAGACGCAGGTGCCGGTCGACTCGTTCCCCGGCGACCTCGAGCGACCGACGTTCGACGACCTCGAATAG
- a CDS encoding GntP family permease: MTFTTVPMQLGGEAPLISLAVGIIVIVLLLVVLDLPPFIALVLSGFAVGTVTPAIAFGDVPGEYATAFGDGMAGIGIPILMAAVIGKSMVESGAADRIVRGFTALFGEDRTELSLFGSSFVIAIPVFFDNVFYLLAPLARAARSRTGKNYALFIVAVGAAGAVTHGFVPPTPGPLLAANELDANLGSTILIGLLTGLPTAIIAGLGYGYWINRRLDIPLRDAMGTTVDELEEKVDTPTSALPGLFESALPILLAVLLVGANTGVETFLGEDTTAASFTNYIGDPNFALTIAALAAAFTFYRVSEFTSETFSDELTEALKSGGNIAAITAAGGAFGAMLAAAGAGEYIAGGLENIGLGLLVTAWVIAAGVRVVQGSATVAIVTTAGIMAPFTGELTVNTAYLVMVIGAGATFCSWYNDSGFWIVKEIGGLTQAETLKTWTVATIVIGVGGLLITLVCSTILPLA, from the coding sequence ATGACATTCACAACTGTCCCGATGCAACTGGGAGGAGAGGCGCCGCTCATCTCGCTTGCAGTGGGAATCATTGTGATCGTGCTTCTCCTGGTCGTTCTCGATCTGCCACCGTTTATCGCGCTCGTTCTCTCGGGGTTCGCCGTTGGCACCGTTACCCCCGCGATTGCCTTTGGCGATGTCCCCGGCGAGTACGCTACCGCGTTCGGTGACGGCATGGCCGGCATCGGTATCCCGATCCTGATGGCGGCGGTTATCGGGAAGTCGATGGTGGAGAGCGGGGCCGCGGATCGGATCGTACGCGGGTTTACCGCGCTCTTCGGGGAGGACCGGACCGAACTGTCGCTGTTCGGTAGTAGCTTCGTAATCGCGATCCCGGTGTTCTTCGACAACGTCTTTTATCTGCTCGCTCCCCTCGCACGGGCGGCCCGCTCCCGGACGGGCAAGAATTACGCGCTGTTCATCGTTGCCGTCGGCGCTGCCGGGGCTGTCACACACGGTTTCGTCCCGCCGACACCCGGTCCGCTACTCGCGGCGAACGAACTCGATGCCAACCTCGGGTCCACGATCCTTATCGGTCTCCTTACCGGGCTTCCGACGGCGATCATTGCCGGTCTCGGATACGGGTACTGGATCAATCGGCGTCTGGACATTCCGCTACGCGATGCGATGGGTACCACGGTCGACGAACTAGAGGAGAAAGTCGACACACCGACCAGCGCCCTCCCCGGGTTATTCGAATCCGCACTTCCGATCCTTCTCGCAGTCCTCCTCGTGGGCGCGAACACTGGCGTCGAGACGTTTCTCGGTGAGGACACGACGGCAGCTTCGTTCACCAACTATATCGGCGATCCGAACTTCGCGCTGACGATCGCCGCGCTCGCGGCGGCTTTCACGTTTTACCGCGTGAGCGAGTTCACCAGCGAGACGTTTTCGGATGAACTCACAGAAGCGCTCAAAAGTGGCGGCAACATCGCCGCGATTACCGCCGCCGGCGGTGCGTTCGGCGCGATGCTCGCTGCGGCGGGTGCGGGCGAATACATCGCGGGTGGACTGGAAAACATCGGACTGGGTCTCCTCGTGACGGCGTGGGTAATCGCCGCCGGGGTGCGCGTCGTCCAGGGGTCGGCGACCGTCGCGATCGTCACCACGGCCGGAATCATGGCGCCGTTTACGGGCGAACTGACGGTCAACACCGCCTACCTCGTCATGGTGATCGGCGCGGGGGCTACGTTCTGTTCGTGGTACAACGACAGCGGTTTCTGGATCGTCAAGGAAATCGGAGGGCTTACGCAGGCGGAAACGCTCAAGACGTGGACCGTAGCGACGATCGTGATCGGTGTCGGTGGACTGCTCATCACGCTCGTTTGCTCGACGATCCTTCCGCTCGCGTGA